In Candidatus Devosia phytovorans, the DNA window TATCCCGATCTCGTGCTGATGGATTATCACCTCGACCAGACCTCGGGCCTCGATGCCATCGAATGGCTGCGCCACAATATCGGCGGGCACCTGCCAGCAGCGCTGGTGACGGCGGACCGCAGCCCGGCGGTTCGGACGCTTGCGGAAGAACGCGGCATCGCCGTGGTGACGAAACCGGTCAAACCCGCAGCGCTGCGGGCCGCGATCAGCGGGCTGGCCAACCAGAGCCGGGCGCCGGTGAAGAGGTAGAAGCAAGAATACCCCCACCTAACCTCCCCCTGAAAAGGGGGAGGGACTGATCGAGTTCTTGGCACCATATCGCCCCACGCACCGCGCGGTTCCTCCCCCTTTTCAGGGGGAGGCTAGGAGGGGGTACCCAACAAAAACTCTTCGGCACTACCTCTCCACATCCATATCGATCACCAAATCCGCCCGATCCTGCGACTGGCAGACCAGGTCATAATTCGGCAGGTCGTTGCGTTCGATATGCGCCCGGTTGCGCTCTTCGGTGAACAGCCCCTCTTCGCCATGGCGCTTCAGCAGGCGCGCTTTCACCAGGTCCCGCTCCACATTGATGAACACGGCATAGTCGAGCAGCGGCTTGACGCCAGCCCAGGGGCCTTCGGTCAGCAACAGGTAATTGCCCTCGACGATGAGGATTTTTGCCTCGGGCTGGACGGTGAAGGCGTCGTCCACCGTGTCCTCGATCCTGCGCGAATAGCCGGGGCCGGAGACGGGGCCGGTGGAGTGCTTGAGGTGATGGAGGAAACTGACGAAGTCAGCGCCTTCGAAAGTGTGCGGCGCGCCCTTGTAGTCGACCTGGCCCATGGCTTCGAGCTTGGCGTGCTTCATGTGGAAGCCGTCCATGGGGACCAATGCGGCGATGCCGGGATGGGTGGTGTCGAGCGTGGTCACCAATTCGGCGGCGAGGGTCGACTTGCCCGTGCCGGGACCACCGGCAAGGCCGACGGCAATGCGCTGGCCGTGGGCCTTGCTGGCCATGTCGAGAATATGCGGCACGATGCGCGACAGTGCCTGGGCCGGCGTCAGGCGCAGATGCGCGCTCAACGGCGTTTGCTCAGGCGCAGGATCAACCAGATCGGCACGACGATGGCGGCGCCGGTGGCGATATAGATGCCGATGTCGCGGAAGGCGCCGAGGCCATCGCGGAAGGAATGGCAGATCATCTCGACCGCGCCATGCACCAGATCGAGCGCATCGAAGCCGAACATGCGCATGACAATGCCGACCAGCAGCGAGATCACTGCCAGCTTGAGGATGACGCTGAGCGGATGGCCGCCAAAGAAACGCTCCAGCGGGGAACGACGCGGCTCGCTGCGGGGTTGGTCGGTCATCGGCTTGGCTCCGGCCTGTTGTGGTTGCACCTGATCATATAGGGTCCAATGTGGTTTGATGAAGGTGTGACGTATGCTTTTGAGACGAGAGGATACCCCCACCCAGCCTCCCCCTGATAGGGGGAGGGGTCGCACCGGGGATTGGGCACCATCTTGTCACCACCACCAGCCCAGTCCCTCCCCCTATCAGGGGGAGGTTAGGTGGGGGTATCCGTGAAAGACTCCCCCCTTCCCCCCATCATCAGCAATTGGTTCGCCCGAAAGGGCTGGTCGGTGCGGCAGCATCAACTGGATGTCCTCGCGAGCTGGCAGGCGGGCTCGTCGTCTCTGCTGATTGCGCCAACGGGCGCCGGCAAGACGCTGGCCGGCTTTTTGCCGACGCTGGTCGATCTGGCGGATGGCAGTTTCGAAGGGCTGCACACGCTCTATATTTCCCCGCTCAAGGCGCTGGCCGTGGACGTGCAGCGTAATCTTAATGCGCCGATTTTGGAGATGGGTCTCAAGATCAATGCCGAGACGCGGACCGGCGATACGCCGGCTTCGAAGCGCGCGCGGCAGCGCAGCAAGCCGCCGCATGTGCTGCTGACGACGCCCGAGCAGCTGGCGCTGCTGATCAGCCACCCGCACGCCGAGCTGATGTTCGGCTCGCTCAAGCGCATCGTGCTCGATGAATTGCATGCGCTGGTCACTTCCAAGCGCGGCGAGCTGCTGTCGCTGGCGCTGGCGCGTCTTGCCAAACTGGCGCCGAACCTGCAGATCACCGCGCTCAGCGCCACGGTGGCGCGGCCGGACCTGCTGCGCGACTGGATCGCCCAGCCGCTGCCGCAGCGCGAGACGCATCTTCTCACAACGACCGGTGGCGCGCCGCCGGAGCTCGACATTCTCGAAACCGAAGAGCGCCTGCCCTGGGCCGGGCATTCGGCCAATTACGCGCATCGCGATCTCTATGAGACGATCAAGCGGCACAAGACCACGCTGCTCTTCGTCAATACCCGCTCGCAGGCCGAACTGCTGTTTCAAGGCCTCTGGTCCGTCAATGACGACCTGCTGCCGATCGCGCTGCATCATGGCTCGCTCTCAGTCGAGCAGCGGCGCAAGGTCGAGACGGCCATGGTTTCGGGGCAGCTCAAGGCGGTTGTCTGTACCTCCACACTCGACCTCGGCATTGACTGGGGCGATGTCGATCTGGTGGTGCAGGTGGGCGCGCCCAAGGGGTCGTCGCGCATGCTGCAGCGCATCGGCCGCGCCAACCACCGGCTGGACGAGCCGAGCAAGGCGTTGCTGGTGCCGTCCAATCGCTTTGAGGTGCTCGAATGCGAGGCGGCGCTGGAAGCGGTTTCCGAGGGACAGCAGGATAGCGAGGATCCCGTCCTCGGTGGCTATGACGTGCTGGCCCAGCATGTTCTCGGCATGGCCTGTGCCGAGGCCTTCGATGCGATCGAACTCCATGATGAGGTGCGCCGCGCCTGGCCCTATCGCAACCTGCCCTGGGAACAGTTCGAGCGGGTGGTCGATTTCGTTGCCACCGGCGGCTACGCCCTGCGCGCCTATGAGCGCTACGCACGGCTCAAACTTACCGAAGACGGCAAATGGCGCGTCGCCAATGCGCAGGTGGTGCAGCAATATCGGCTCAATATCGGCACGATCATCGAGGAACCGATGGTCAAGGTCCGGTTGATCCGCACGCGCGGGTTGAAGAAGGGCAAGGAAAGCCCGATCGGCGCCGGCGGGCGGGTGCTGGGCGAGATGGAGGAGTATTTCTTCGGCACGCTGCTGCCGGGCGACACTTTCATGTTCGGCGGCGAAATCGTTGCCTTCGAAGGCATGCGCGACAACGAGGCTTTCGTCAGTCGTGCCCAGTCGGAGCGGCCGAAGATCCCGAGCTATATGGGCGGGAAATTTCCACTGTCGACCTACCTTG includes these proteins:
- a CDS encoding nucleoside/nucleotide kinase family protein produces the protein MSAHLRLTPAQALSRIVPHILDMASKAHGQRIAVGLAGGPGTGKSTLAAELVTTLDTTHPGIAALVPMDGFHMKHAKLEAMGQVDYKGAPHTFEGADFVSFLHHLKHSTGPVSGPGYSRRIEDTVDDAFTVQPEAKILIVEGNYLLLTEGPWAGVKPLLDYAVFINVERDLVKARLLKRHGEEGLFTEERNRAHIERNDLPNYDLVCQSQDRADLVIDMDVER
- a CDS encoding DUF6460 domain-containing protein gives rise to the protein MTDQPRSEPRRSPLERFFGGHPLSVILKLAVISLLVGIVMRMFGFDALDLVHGAVEMICHSFRDGLGAFRDIGIYIATGAAIVVPIWLILRLSKRR
- a CDS encoding ligase-associated DNA damage response DEXH box helicase — translated: MKDSPLPPIISNWFARKGWSVRQHQLDVLASWQAGSSSLLIAPTGAGKTLAGFLPTLVDLADGSFEGLHTLYISPLKALAVDVQRNLNAPILEMGLKINAETRTGDTPASKRARQRSKPPHVLLTTPEQLALLISHPHAELMFGSLKRIVLDELHALVTSKRGELLSLALARLAKLAPNLQITALSATVARPDLLRDWIAQPLPQRETHLLTTTGGAPPELDILETEERLPWAGHSANYAHRDLYETIKRHKTTLLFVNTRSQAELLFQGLWSVNDDLLPIALHHGSLSVEQRRKVETAMVSGQLKAVVCTSTLDLGIDWGDVDLVVQVGAPKGSSRMLQRIGRANHRLDEPSKALLVPSNRFEVLECEAALEAVSEGQQDSEDPVLGGYDVLAQHVLGMACAEAFDAIELHDEVRRAWPYRNLPWEQFERVVDFVATGGYALRAYERYARLKLTEDGKWRVANAQVVQQYRLNIGTIIEEPMVKVRLIRTRGLKKGKESPIGAGGRVLGEMEEYFFGTLLPGDTFMFGGEIVAFEGMRDNEAFVSRAQSERPKIPSYMGGKFPLSTYLAERVRRIMDSPEEWNKLPEQVEMWLRLQRDISVLPRRDSLLVETFPRGTQNYLVCYPFEGRLAHQTLGMLLTRRLERSRARPLGFVASEYALAIWGLGDLSGLIRTGRLSLDELFSEDMLGDDLEAWLDESALMKRTFRNCAVISGLIERRHPGKEKTGRQITMSSDLIYDVLYQHEPDHILIQATRRDAARGLLDIERLGDMLRRIRSHIEHKPLERVSPLAVPILLDIGKEPIFGEGRESAMADAADELMREALGTVESDTI